A window of the Gossypium hirsutum isolate 1008001.06 chromosome A05, Gossypium_hirsutum_v2.1, whole genome shotgun sequence genome harbors these coding sequences:
- the LOC107957882 gene encoding homeobox protein knotted-1-like 2, which produces MEDYNQLNENSTPRGNFLYATPVLASNSSPYGRGSSGSNVSNQQVEMPLISFQFQSSECYQSEVHPIVKTEASTSQHGQKFHYPLLREHQAAVHHQQDRNESSSEVEAIKAKIIAHPQYSNLLEAYMDCQKVGAPPDVVARLAAVRQEFEARQRSSVTSRDTSKDPELDQFMEAYYDMLVKYREELTRPIQEALDFMRRIEAQLNMLTNAPVRIFNSDEKCEGVASSEEDQENSGGETELPEFDPRVEDRELKNHLLRKYSGYLSSLKQELSKKKKKGKLPKEARQKLLSWWELHYKWPYPSESEKVALAESTGLDQKQINNWFINQRKRHWKPSEDMQFMVMDGLHPQNAALYMDGHYMGDGPYRLGP; this is translated from the exons atggaagATTATAATCAGCTAAACGAGAATAGTACACCCAGGGGAAATTTCTTGTACGCAACTCCAGTTCTTGCATCGAATTCTTCTCCGTATGGGAGAGGGAGTAGCGGCTCCAACGTGAGTAATCAGCAGGTCGAGATGCCATTGATTTCTTTTCAGTTTCAGTCGAGCGAGTGTTACCAATCGGAGGTGCATCCGATCGTGAAGACCGAAGCTAGCACTTCACAGCATGGCCAAAAGTTTCACTACCCTTTATTGAGAGAGCATCAAGCAGCAGTTCATCACCAACAAGATAGGAATGAAAGCTCCAGCGAAGTGGAAGCTATCAAAGCCAAGATCATTGCTCATCCTCAGTACTCTAACCTCTTGGAAGCTTACATGGATTGCCAAAAG GTGGGAGCTCCACCTGATGTAGTGGCCCGACTAGCTGCTGTTCGACAAGAGTTTGAAGCAAGGCAGCGATCTTCAGTGACATCGAGAGACACCTCAAAAGACCCAGAGCTTGATCAGTTTATG GAAGCTTACTACGACATGTTGGTGAAATATCGGGAAGAACTAACGAGGCCAATACAAGAAGCTTTGGATTTCATGCGGAGGATCGAAGCTCAACTCAACATGCTCACCAACGCTCCTGTGCGGATCTTCAACTCTG ATGAGAAGTGTGAGGGTGTTGCTTCATCCGAGGAGGATCAAGAAAATAGCGGCGGAGAGACCGAACTTCCTGAATTTGATCCGCGTGTTGAAGACCGAGAACTGAAGAACCACCTATTGAGAAAATATAGTGGTTATTTAAGTAGTCTCAAGCAAGAACTctccaagaagaagaagaaagggaaacTACCAAAAGAAGCTAGACAGAAATTGCTAAGTTGGTGGGAGTTACACTACAAATGGCCGTACCCGTCG GAATCGGAGAAGGTGGCATTGGCTGAATCAACTGGTTTGGACCAGAAACAAATCAATAATTGGTTCATAAATCAAAGGAAGCGTCATTGGAAACCTTCTGAAGACATGCAATTCATGGTGATGGATGGTCTGCACCCACAAAATGCAGCTCTATATATGGATGGTCACTACATGGGTGATGGTCCTTACCGTTTGGGCCCATGA
- the LOC107957883 gene encoding homeobox-leucine zipper protein HAT22, whose product MGLDDICNTGLCLGLGIGCLVKQENISQSDHHQQKKKKPFLKHDQLFPSLSLGPSHDVHGQGESIDLHQRQASSLSLSAVSSFSNSSVKRERDFGGEEVELERVCSRVSDEDEEGSPRKKLKLTKEQSSVLEDSFKEHSTLNPKQKQALAEQLNLRPRQVEVWFQNRRARTKLKQTEVDRELLKKCCETLKEENKRLHKELQELKSLKLTASYYMHLPAATLTLCPSCERVDNGGEAPSTSSPFTMGQKSHFFSSFTHPSAAC is encoded by the exons ATGGGACTCGACGATATCTGCAACACTGGCCTTTGCCTTGGTCTAGGCATAGGCTGCCTTGTTAAGCAAGAAAACATTTCCCAATCGGATCATCAccaacaaaagaagaagaaaccgTTCCTCAAACACGATCAGCTTTTTCCATCTCTTTCCTTAGGCCCATCTCATGACGTGCATGGCCAGGGCGAGTCCATTGATTTGCACCAACGTCAAGCCTCTTCCCTCAGTCTCAGTGCAGTGTCTTCGTTTTCTAACTCCAGCGTTAAGAGGGAGAGGGATTTCGGTGGTGAAGAGGTGGAGTTGGAGAGGGTTTGTTCGAGGGTCAGTGATGAAGACGAAGAGGGCAGCCCCAGAAAGAAACTTAAGCTCACCAAAGAACAATCCTCCGTTTTAGAAGACAGCTTCAAAGAACACAGCACTCTAAACCCA AAACAAAAGCAAGCTTTAGCCGAACAGCTGAATCTAAGGCCACGCCAAGTGGAAGTATGGTTCCAGAATAGAAGAGCCAG GACAAAGCTGAAACAGACTGAAGTGGATCGTGAGTTATTAAAGAAATGCTGTGAAACACTAAAAGAAGAGAACAAGAGGCTTCACAAGGAACTGCAAGAGCTTAAATCATTGAAACTAACAGCATCGTATTATATGCATCTGCCGGCAGCCACCCTCACCTTGTGCCCTTCTTGTGAAAGGGTCGACAATGGGGGTGAAGCCCCTTCGACGTCGAGCCCTTTTACGATGGGGCAGAAATCTCACTTCTTCAGTTCCTTCACTCACCCATCTGCAGCCTGCTAG